In Methanosarcina barkeri MS, a single window of DNA contains:
- a CDS encoding S-methyl-5-thioribose-1-phosphate isomerase, translating into MRTIDWKEESNSVVLVDQTLLPKEYRIIECKTLSSLCEAIKSLRVRGAPALGAAGGFGIALAAFLSGAGDFETIIRDLKVAGKTLKSTRPTAVNLSWGVDRVLKAVSDAFDVQGVREIALQEARDIAEEDVTTNKLIGESGTKLLKDGDTILTYCNAGRLACVDWGTALGVVRSAIAEGKEIKVIACETRPLNQGSRITAWELMQDKIPVTLISDSMAGWVMQQGLVDSVLVGADRITQDVVFNKIGTYSLSILAKEHDIPFYVAAPSSTFDFNGWEGSVKIEMRDPDELRFFGSEQLAPKDVEVYNPAFDATPMENVTAVITEKGVFYPPFLLDEVLV; encoded by the coding sequence ATGAGGACAATTGACTGGAAGGAAGAGTCCAACTCCGTGGTGCTGGTAGACCAGACCCTTCTCCCTAAAGAGTACAGGATAATAGAATGCAAAACCCTGAGTTCTCTATGCGAAGCTATAAAATCTCTCAGGGTCAGGGGTGCGCCTGCTCTCGGTGCAGCAGGAGGTTTTGGGATTGCCCTTGCAGCTTTCCTGAGCGGGGCCGGAGATTTCGAAACAATAATAAGAGACCTTAAGGTTGCGGGAAAAACCCTTAAATCAACCCGCCCTACGGCAGTAAACCTTAGCTGGGGTGTGGACAGAGTTCTGAAAGCGGTTTCGGATGCCTTTGATGTTCAGGGGGTCCGAGAAATTGCCCTTCAAGAAGCCAGGGATATTGCGGAAGAAGATGTAACCACTAATAAGTTGATAGGTGAATCCGGGACAAAACTCCTGAAGGATGGAGATACCATACTCACATACTGCAATGCGGGCAGGTTAGCCTGCGTTGACTGGGGTACAGCTCTTGGGGTTGTGCGTTCGGCTATTGCTGAAGGCAAAGAGATAAAAGTTATTGCCTGTGAGACCAGGCCTCTGAACCAGGGAAGCAGGATTACTGCATGGGAGCTGATGCAAGACAAGATTCCAGTAACTCTTATTTCGGATTCTATGGCTGGGTGGGTAATGCAGCAGGGGCTTGTAGACAGCGTGCTTGTAGGGGCTGACAGGATTACCCAGGATGTCGTTTTCAACAAAATAGGTACCTATTCCCTCTCCATTCTTGCAAAAGAGCATGATATTCCCTTTTATGTAGCAGCTCCTTCCTCTACTTTTGATTTCAATGGCTGGGAAGGCAGTGTAAAAATAGAGATGCGAGACCCGGATGAGTTACGCTTTTTCGGATCTGAGCAACTTGCCCCCAAAGATGTGGAAGTTTACAATCCTGCTTTTGACGCAACTCCCATGGAAAACGTGACTGCGGTAATTACTGAGAAAGGAGTATTTTATCC
- a CDS encoding inositol-3-phosphate synthase, which translates to MTKIKIAIAGIGNCASSLIQGIEYYKVDDKEPIGLMHREIGGYKPGDIQVVAAFDIDARKVGKDVSEAIFAPPNCTAVFCPDVPSTGVKVKMGRVLDGVSDHMKNYKESQTFVVSKEQEATKADIVNEIKKSGADMLLNYLPVGSEEAVRFYAECALEAGVALVNNMPVFIASNPEWAKRFEEKNIPIIGDDVKAQLGATITHRILADLFEKRGVKLERTYQLNTGGNTDFLNMLNRNRLASKRESKTEAVQSVLSKKLDDDNIHIGPSDYVAWQKDNKVCFLRMEGKLFGDVPMNLELRLSVEDSPNSGGVVIDAIRCCKLALDRGIGGVLYSPASYFMKHPAIQYPDDEAYRRTEEFISGTRER; encoded by the coding sequence ATGACAAAAATAAAAATAGCAATTGCAGGAATCGGGAACTGTGCAAGCTCTTTGATACAGGGCATTGAGTACTATAAAGTCGACGATAAAGAACCTATAGGACTGATGCACAGGGAAATTGGAGGGTATAAACCTGGCGATATTCAAGTTGTCGCCGCCTTTGACATTGATGCCAGAAAGGTAGGAAAAGACGTCTCTGAGGCCATCTTTGCTCCCCCGAACTGCACAGCGGTTTTTTGTCCTGATGTTCCGTCCACAGGTGTGAAAGTTAAAATGGGCAGGGTTCTCGATGGGGTCTCTGACCATATGAAGAACTATAAGGAAAGTCAAACTTTTGTTGTCAGCAAAGAACAGGAAGCAACAAAAGCCGATATAGTAAACGAAATTAAAAAATCGGGTGCCGATATGCTTCTCAATTACCTGCCTGTAGGTTCTGAAGAAGCAGTCCGTTTTTATGCCGAGTGTGCCCTTGAAGCAGGTGTAGCTCTCGTTAATAATATGCCTGTTTTTATCGCAAGCAATCCAGAATGGGCAAAAAGATTTGAGGAAAAGAATATCCCGATCATTGGTGATGATGTCAAAGCTCAGCTTGGAGCTACTATCACGCACAGGATTCTTGCAGACCTTTTCGAAAAACGAGGTGTAAAGCTTGAGAGAACATATCAGCTCAATACCGGGGGAAATACAGATTTCCTGAATATGCTTAACAGGAACAGGCTTGCTTCCAAACGGGAATCAAAGACCGAAGCTGTTCAGTCAGTGCTTTCCAAGAAGCTTGATGACGACAATATCCACATCGGACCCAGCGACTACGTAGCCTGGCAAAAGGATAACAAGGTTTGCTTCCTGAGAATGGAAGGCAAGCTTTTTGGAGATGTGCCTATGAACCTTGAACTCCGCCTCTCTGTGGAAGACTCTCCTAACTCCGGAGGTGTGGTAATCGATGCCATACGATGCTGCAAGCTGGCTCTTGATCGCGGGATAGGAGGCGTGTTGTATTCCCCGGCTTCCTACTTTATGAAACATCCGGCGATTCAGTACCCTGACGACGAGGCTTACAGGCGGACTGAAGAATTTATATCTGGAACCAGAGAACGTTAA
- the radB gene encoding DNA repair and recombination protein RadB, with translation MYQAQKRCHFIEKLLSSGCKPLDELLGGGFEKGIVTQIFGAAGTGKTNICIQLSVECVKQGQRVIFIDTEGLSPTRFKQIAGENAKEIARSIIIYEPLNFEEQYAAVREVERIASENIGLVILDSATSYYRFELEDDETGMKSRRELASQIGYLHALARKHGFVAVITNQVYSDITSGGVRPLGGSSLEHISKAIIQLEKTGEGTRRAILYKHRSCPEGSSAEFRITAEGIR, from the coding sequence ATTTACCAAGCACAAAAGAGGTGTCACTTCATAGAAAAATTACTATCTTCCGGCTGCAAGCCCCTTGACGAGCTTCTAGGAGGAGGTTTCGAGAAAGGGATTGTGACTCAAATCTTCGGAGCTGCAGGAACCGGGAAAACAAATATCTGCATCCAGCTTTCAGTGGAATGCGTAAAACAAGGGCAGAGAGTCATCTTCATAGATACCGAAGGGCTTTCTCCTACTCGATTCAAGCAGATTGCAGGGGAAAATGCAAAAGAAATAGCTAGAAGTATCATTATCTATGAACCCCTGAATTTTGAAGAACAATATGCGGCCGTAAGGGAAGTGGAGAGAATAGCCAGTGAGAATATAGGTCTCGTGATACTTGATTCTGCAACCTCATACTACAGGTTCGAGCTTGAAGACGATGAGACAGGCATGAAAAGCCGCAGAGAACTTGCTAGCCAGATAGGATATTTGCATGCTCTTGCCCGCAAACACGGTTTTGTTGCAGTCATAACCAACCAGGTATATTCCGATATTACCTCAGGAGGGGTGCGTCCGCTTGGCGGTAGTTCCCTGGAACATATTTCAAAGGCGATAATCCAGCTTGAAAAAACCGGTGAAGGAACCAGGCGCGCTATTCTGTACAAACATCGGTCCTGCCCTGAAGGTTCAAGTGCAGAATTTAGAATTACAGCCGAAGGTATTCGCTAA
- a CDS encoding glutaredoxin family protein: MAKIIIYTTERCPKCNKLKTFLEAHSVAFEVADMSTPEALTELRFNGVFTVTAPVLQINDTFLTHEELFSGGEVNPEKIQEIL; the protein is encoded by the coding sequence ATGGCAAAAATAATAATATATACAACGGAACGCTGTCCGAAATGCAATAAATTAAAAACTTTCCTGGAGGCACATTCAGTCGCTTTTGAGGTAGCAGATATGTCTACTCCCGAAGCTCTAACGGAACTGCGTTTCAACGGAGTCTTCACAGTGACAGCGCCTGTTTTACAGATCAATGATACTTTCCTTACGCACGAGGAACTCTTCAGTGGGGGAGAAGTAAACCCTGAAAAAATCCAGGAAATCCTGTGA
- the nrdD gene encoding anaerobic ribonucleoside-triphosphate reductase — protein sequence MTSEILLPDYQLSDNQSAQTMLEELSVSPLPKNDQLSDNQLVQKTLDGMSVSPLPKVRTTDGFILNWDRNIIVNQLLKETKLSEIFYNKPSITKEEAIEIAKDAEKIIKKMNLKFLSGPLIREIVNNILLDKGHVEWRNIMTRVGASVYDAYEIDTGYGFEANDNANQLNNAETSHKRKADKMSKEQNLLLMPKELADLHLNGDFHIHDLEYMGTRPFCQDWDLRYFFYYGLMPDGVGTQSSVAKPAKNAEVAFLHAVKAMGSAQTNFAGGQGFYNFLTFMAPYLEGKSETEIRQLMQMFVYEMMQMMCARGGQTVFSSVQLSPGVPKLWRNIPIVAKGKVWDGKQAPLRTYGEFEKEVRLGFKALMDVMLEGDAWGKPFSFPKPEISIEPDFMEENEEFNRAHPELPTYKELYRMTFELAAKFGTPYFDNQLPEYRGAGEGISCYQCCAYQFSANPTDDKDFDDKLHFRDGKHFSMGSWMVLSLNCPRAAYRAEHDDEKLFNELKTLMNKGVEVFKIKRRWMNSLIKKNRIPFAAQRPKDSNTGEKGAIAVDFESLVYTIGVVGINEMVQYHTGFQIHESPAAYKLAIRAMFEMKMHAQKLSKENGMEIALARTPAETTAQRFAVSDLLHKEYADKAEFTIKGNLEAAKSELNQTHDLPIYYTNGTHVAVGADISLPERIKYEHTFFPIVDGGNIMHVWLGEGQPDPDGLQELAMHIAKNTQTGYFAFTKDMTVCTDEGYVADGLLDRCPKCKSENVQHLSRITGYLQSVEGWNKGKRQELLDRKRYSTKELR from the coding sequence ATGACAAGCGAGATTCTCTTACCCGATTACCAGTTATCTGACAACCAATCAGCCCAAACGATGCTTGAAGAATTGTCCGTCTCTCCCCTCCCCAAAAATGACCAGTTATCTGACAATCAGTTAGTGCAAAAAACCCTTGACGGGATGTCTGTCTCCCCTCTCCCGAAGGTTAGAACAACAGATGGTTTTATTCTTAACTGGGATAGGAACATTATTGTAAACCAGCTTCTGAAAGAAACAAAATTAAGCGAAATTTTCTATAACAAACCCTCAATCACAAAAGAAGAAGCCATTGAGATTGCAAAGGATGCAGAAAAGATCATTAAAAAGATGAATCTCAAGTTTCTCTCAGGTCCTCTTATCCGGGAAATAGTAAACAATATTCTGCTTGACAAAGGGCATGTTGAGTGGAGAAACATTATGACCAGGGTCGGAGCTTCGGTCTACGACGCCTACGAAATCGACACTGGTTACGGCTTTGAAGCAAATGATAATGCAAACCAGCTGAACAACGCCGAAACCTCACATAAAAGAAAAGCCGATAAAATGTCCAAGGAGCAAAATCTCCTTCTAATGCCAAAAGAGCTTGCCGACCTTCACCTCAATGGGGATTTCCATATCCATGACCTTGAATATATGGGCACAAGACCATTTTGCCAGGACTGGGATCTCCGTTACTTTTTTTATTATGGACTCATGCCTGATGGAGTGGGAACTCAATCAAGCGTGGCAAAGCCCGCGAAGAATGCCGAGGTGGCTTTCCTTCATGCAGTAAAAGCCATGGGCTCGGCTCAGACCAATTTTGCAGGCGGGCAGGGTTTTTACAATTTCCTTACTTTTATGGCTCCCTATCTGGAAGGGAAATCCGAAACCGAGATAAGACAGCTTATGCAAATGTTCGTCTATGAAATGATGCAGATGATGTGCGCAAGAGGCGGACAGACTGTATTTTCATCCGTGCAGCTTTCCCCTGGTGTCCCAAAGCTCTGGAGAAACATTCCGATTGTTGCTAAGGGTAAGGTCTGGGACGGCAAACAGGCTCCTCTCAGAACCTATGGAGAATTCGAAAAAGAAGTCCGCCTTGGGTTCAAGGCTCTTATGGATGTTATGCTTGAAGGAGACGCCTGGGGCAAACCTTTCAGCTTCCCAAAGCCCGAAATCTCCATTGAGCCTGACTTTATGGAAGAAAACGAGGAATTCAACAGGGCTCACCCTGAGCTTCCGACTTATAAAGAGTTATACAGGATGACCTTCGAGCTGGCTGCTAAATTCGGGACTCCTTACTTTGATAATCAGCTTCCGGAATACAGGGGCGCAGGAGAAGGAATTTCATGTTATCAATGTTGTGCGTATCAGTTTTCTGCAAACCCTACTGATGATAAAGATTTCGATGACAAACTTCATTTCAGAGATGGAAAACACTTTTCAATGGGCTCGTGGATGGTCCTGTCTTTAAACTGCCCAAGGGCCGCATACAGGGCTGAACATGATGATGAAAAACTGTTCAATGAGCTCAAGACCCTGATGAATAAGGGAGTGGAAGTTTTCAAGATCAAACGTAGATGGATGAATAGTCTGATCAAGAAAAACAGGATTCCCTTTGCAGCCCAGCGGCCCAAAGATTCTAATACAGGGGAAAAAGGGGCCATAGCTGTGGACTTCGAAAGCCTTGTCTATACTATCGGAGTGGTTGGGATCAATGAAATGGTCCAGTACCATACAGGTTTCCAGATCCATGAGTCTCCCGCTGCTTATAAGCTTGCTATCAGGGCCATGTTTGAAATGAAAATGCACGCTCAAAAGCTTTCAAAAGAAAACGGCATGGAGATTGCTCTTGCAAGAACGCCTGCGGAAACAACAGCCCAGCGCTTCGCAGTTTCAGACCTCTTGCATAAGGAATATGCCGACAAGGCCGAATTCACAATTAAAGGGAATTTAGAGGCCGCAAAGAGCGAGTTGAACCAGACGCACGACCTTCCAATCTACTATACTAATGGAACTCATGTTGCCGTTGGTGCAGATATATCTCTGCCTGAAAGGATAAAGTACGAACATACTTTCTTCCCGATTGTAGACGGCGGAAATATCATGCATGTCTGGCTTGGAGAAGGACAGCCGGATCCTGACGGCCTTCAGGAGCTTGCCATGCATATAGCAAAGAACACCCAGACAGGCTACTTTGCCTTTACCAAGGACATGACTGTATGCACTGATGAAGGATATGTAGCCGATGGGTTACTGGACAGATGCCCTAAGTGTAAGTCTGAAAATGTGCAGCATCTCTCAAGGATCACAGGATACCTCCAGTCGGTTGAAGGCTGGAACAAAGGCAAGCGCCAGGAACTTCTGGACAGAAAACGATACAGCACAAAGGAACTCAGATAA
- a CDS encoding anaerobic ribonucleoside-triphosphate reductase activating protein gives MKVNYAGTVPLSTVDWKGRAAVTIFFRGCPLRCPYCQNHPYLQGFNPVELEFVEEQIKESTLFVSAVVFSGGEPLMQKAIVPLAEFAREIGLAIGIHTNGCYPEMANELVKRELVDKFFIDIKAPLDDPKLYDKVTGFGELEAVKKTPEQITASVIKTLEIADSCDLEMELRTTLIRDFIGSREEIASIAAWISKHMKNKELTYVLQQGIPEHSLQENLRDLRVLEREELYELGKIAKSFLENVKIRTRESGDEVISDSV, from the coding sequence ATGAAAGTAAACTACGCAGGTACTGTCCCGCTCTCTACCGTGGACTGGAAAGGAAGGGCGGCAGTTACTATATTTTTTAGGGGGTGCCCGCTTCGCTGTCCCTACTGCCAGAACCATCCCTACCTCCAGGGGTTTAACCCTGTAGAACTGGAGTTCGTGGAAGAGCAAATAAAAGAATCTACACTTTTTGTGAGTGCAGTTGTATTTTCAGGAGGGGAACCTCTAATGCAGAAAGCAATTGTGCCTCTCGCTGAGTTTGCAAGAGAAATTGGGCTTGCAATTGGGATTCATACAAACGGCTGCTACCCTGAAATGGCAAACGAACTGGTTAAAAGGGAACTGGTTGATAAATTTTTCATAGACATAAAAGCTCCCCTGGATGATCCCAAACTTTATGATAAAGTTACGGGCTTCGGAGAATTAGAAGCTGTGAAAAAGACTCCTGAACAGATTACTGCGTCTGTAATAAAAACGCTTGAAATTGCAGACTCCTGCGACTTAGAAATGGAACTTCGGACAACGTTAATTAGAGATTTTATCGGAAGCAGGGAAGAAATTGCCAGCATAGCTGCCTGGATCTCGAAACATATGAAAAATAAAGAACTTACCTATGTACTGCAGCAGGGAATTCCGGAACATAGCTTGCAGGAAAATTTAAGAGATCTGCGGGTTCTAGAAAGGGAGGAACTATATGAACTCGGTAAAATCGCAAAAAGTTTTTTGGAAAATGTGAAAATTAGAACAAGAGAAAGCGGAGACGAAGTGATCTCTGACTCTGTATGA
- the thiL gene encoding thiamine-phosphate kinase, whose translation MKNTKVSSVGERALISILSEIFKAPDGREKGQEGILIGAGSDDCAVLDLKGEDCLVVTTDMLHKTTDFPEEMTPWQMGWMSAAVNLSDIAAMGAEPTGLVMAIGMPADTKIAFVEALAKGMQACAEFCGTTIIGGDLDTHEELTITGTALGRVKKSQLLLRRGARPGDLVCVTGYTGSAGAALEALQSRKPVSKTVLNALFEPAPRTKEARKLAESGAVTSMMDTSDGLAMSLYDLSRQSRVGFMIRENALPILREVRAFASNQEKLREFALYTGGDFELLITIDPQKIKKVQNICNLIVIGECTKYEAGIVLESPECKFITIEQRGYQQLKAKAVDRST comes from the coding sequence ATGAAAAACACAAAAGTATCTTCAGTTGGAGAACGCGCTCTAATCTCCATTTTATCTGAGATTTTCAAAGCACCTGATGGCAGGGAGAAAGGACAAGAAGGAATCCTTATAGGCGCAGGTTCGGATGACTGTGCCGTCCTTGACCTGAAAGGCGAAGACTGCCTGGTTGTTACTACCGATATGCTGCATAAGACTACTGATTTTCCGGAAGAGATGACACCCTGGCAAATGGGCTGGATGTCAGCAGCCGTAAACCTCAGTGACATTGCAGCCATGGGTGCAGAGCCCACAGGGCTTGTTATGGCAATTGGGATGCCTGCAGATACCAAAATTGCTTTTGTTGAAGCCCTTGCAAAAGGTATGCAGGCATGTGCCGAATTCTGCGGAACTACGATTATAGGAGGCGATCTTGATACCCACGAAGAACTGACAATTACAGGGACGGCACTTGGCAGAGTGAAAAAAAGCCAGCTCCTTCTTCGGCGTGGAGCAAGACCAGGTGACCTTGTCTGTGTCACGGGTTATACAGGATCAGCAGGAGCAGCTCTGGAAGCCCTTCAGTCTAGAAAGCCAGTGAGCAAAACCGTCCTGAATGCACTTTTTGAACCTGCCCCGCGCACGAAAGAAGCAAGGAAACTTGCCGAGTCTGGAGCAGTTACATCCATGATGGATACGAGTGACGGCCTTGCAATGTCCCTTTACGACCTTTCCAGGCAGAGCCGTGTGGGATTCATGATCCGGGAAAATGCCCTCCCTATCCTCAGGGAGGTCCGTGCATTTGCTTCAAACCAGGAAAAGCTGAGGGAATTTGCCCTTTACACGGGTGGAGACTTCGAACTTCTTATTACAATTGATCCACAAAAGATCAAAAAAGTACAAAATATATGTAACTTAATCGTTATAGGAGAATGTACAAAGTATGAAGCAGGTATTGTACTCGAATCCCCAGAATGCAAGTTTATAACTATAGAGCAGAGAGGATACCAGCAGCTAAAAGCAAAAGCTGTTGATAGATCCACCTGA
- a CDS encoding S-layer protein domain-containing protein, with product MKKASLQIFTAILVLGLFCGAATAAPSIIAASPGDNATVNKTVGEIQDFSIQTNESATINWQVDGSNVSQTSSDDATNTSTLNHTVKQGTYDVKATVQSTGESRTWSVTGGSNVPEIISSSPSYSTVNNNVEESRKFNATISQTSNITWYLDDTNVQENKSVTESSYINNSATQGTHTIKMHAENENGSAEKSWTWKVSTAGGLSVNADPSEGNVSVDKGVSKTFKVNSSTDDQYINVEWLVGDESQKKETSVTSSSYDFEKDSAGNYTLKAVVSDPNGTYDSSTKTWTVSVGSTTDNSTGNRIWEQGMPETYTWTAQSYSGFYYDLDSGVSSEEMTITGIGRSIKSGNIEYSTSPTETDFEHSKWGSYQIIGFMAEKYFAGYTENNSTVIGDDISPISNGVLSKILMDTDDKKSANAGDSLVLDEGYSLNIVEVDINGKSVRVQLEKDGDVVDEAFLESGDDYVYKTDLGNSEDVPIIIAHIGSVFQGAESSAVFIQGLFQISDQYTEINNGDTFGEMKVTSVSSSEIKMENDDSVGLDKGDTVDLMGKIQIQVADDNTLRFAPTLDTSEEGTYELRGTVYDKDINGDSLPSWTPFNFEGFYYNIDEGIGTENLTVGELDGRTIPSDELVYESTPQAVNFDHKKWGNFTVIGFMADKYFAGYTDGSVNGSVDDVSLLSDNILCKVLTDNDDKKSMDSGSALTLEDGYSLNIVEVDINGESVRVELEKDGNVVDEAFLESGDDYVYKTDLGDAEDVPIIIAHIGSVFQGAESSAVFIQGLFQLSDQYTEIDNGDTFGEMEVTSVSESGITMKNSDSIGLDKDDTTEIMGNVSFKTANDNTLRFYPFVEVETGGNGNDNNSLKISVPDKIYAGNPFNIEVTAGGKAIEGANVSVNESNVGETDDDGVVEYTAKDVGTLKITTKKDDYETATKNINVSAPKEEMTVNVSPETVYVGDTLNIEAVKAIGGDPIEDANVSIDGNIIGKTDSSGKATYKTDKSGTLELGLTKEGFEDQEINVKVKDLEAIFKYSNLVIDPLEVSAGKNATISVNVGNTGNAAGNKSVELLINGNISDSKDVSLGIGNNTTVTFEHAEDVPGTYKVEIGGETATYTVKEKSSLMLYILGLIVLLIIGGAAYYFTKGGGDMAKLSEQAKEFINSVKPKK from the coding sequence ATGAAAAAAGCTAGTTTACAGATATTTACAGCAATTCTGGTGCTAGGTCTATTTTGCGGAGCTGCAACTGCAGCCCCGAGTATAATAGCAGCATCGCCTGGAGACAATGCAACTGTCAATAAGACGGTCGGCGAGATTCAAGATTTTAGCATTCAAACAAACGAGTCAGCAACTATTAACTGGCAGGTTGATGGAAGCAATGTTTCCCAAACATCGTCTGATGATGCAACGAATACCTCTACCCTCAATCACACGGTTAAGCAAGGTACATACGATGTCAAAGCGACTGTTCAGTCGACTGGAGAGAGTAGAACCTGGAGTGTAACCGGAGGATCGAATGTACCGGAAATCATATCGTCTTCCCCTTCATACTCAACCGTTAACAATAATGTAGAAGAATCAAGAAAATTTAATGCAACTATTAGCCAGACTTCAAATATAACATGGTATCTTGATGATACCAATGTTCAGGAAAACAAGTCTGTCACTGAGTCATCATATATCAATAATTCTGCAACACAGGGCACGCATACAATTAAAATGCACGCAGAAAACGAAAACGGCAGTGCAGAAAAATCCTGGACATGGAAAGTATCAACGGCCGGAGGATTATCTGTTAATGCTGACCCCTCCGAAGGAAATGTTTCAGTCGATAAAGGAGTATCTAAAACTTTCAAGGTCAACTCCAGCACGGACGACCAGTATATCAATGTTGAGTGGCTTGTTGGTGATGAATCACAGAAAAAGGAAACAAGTGTAACCTCTTCTTCATACGACTTTGAAAAAGACAGTGCAGGAAATTATACCCTCAAGGCAGTGGTAAGTGATCCTAATGGTACTTATGATTCATCGACAAAAACATGGACTGTAAGCGTCGGATCTACTACAGATAATTCAACTGGAAACAGAATCTGGGAACAGGGAATGCCAGAAACTTACACATGGACTGCCCAGAGTTACTCAGGTTTCTACTATGACCTTGATTCCGGAGTATCCTCAGAAGAGATGACCATTACAGGTATAGGTAGAAGCATAAAATCAGGAAACATTGAGTACTCCACAAGTCCTACTGAGACTGATTTTGAACACAGTAAATGGGGTTCATACCAGATAATCGGGTTCATGGCAGAGAAATACTTTGCAGGTTACACTGAAAATAATTCCACAGTTATAGGAGATGACATTAGCCCTATTTCTAATGGTGTTCTTTCCAAGATTCTCATGGACACTGATGATAAAAAATCAGCAAATGCCGGAGATTCTCTTGTTCTCGATGAAGGATATTCCCTGAATATCGTGGAAGTGGATATCAATGGAAAATCCGTCCGGGTCCAGCTTGAAAAAGATGGTGATGTCGTAGACGAAGCATTCCTCGAATCGGGCGATGACTATGTCTATAAGACTGATCTTGGAAACTCAGAAGATGTGCCCATAATCATTGCTCATATCGGCTCGGTTTTCCAAGGAGCTGAGTCCTCTGCTGTCTTCATACAGGGTCTCTTCCAAATTTCGGACCAGTACACCGAAATCAATAATGGAGATACTTTTGGAGAAATGAAAGTAACTTCCGTTAGCAGCAGTGAAATAAAGATGGAGAATGATGATAGCGTCGGACTTGATAAGGGAGATACGGTAGACCTTATGGGTAAAATACAGATTCAGGTAGCTGATGATAACACGCTGCGTTTTGCCCCGACCCTTGACACCTCGGAAGAAGGTACATACGAGCTGCGCGGGACTGTCTATGACAAGGACATTAATGGTGATTCACTCCCTAGCTGGACGCCCTTTAACTTTGAAGGTTTCTATTACAACATAGATGAAGGAATTGGGACTGAAAATCTTACAGTAGGAGAGCTTGACGGCAGGACTATACCTTCAGATGAACTTGTCTACGAATCAACACCCCAGGCGGTTAATTTTGATCACAAAAAATGGGGCAACTTCACAGTTATTGGTTTCATGGCAGACAAGTACTTTGCCGGGTATACTGATGGCTCAGTAAATGGATCTGTTGATGATGTGAGTCTTCTTTCAGATAATATTCTCTGTAAAGTCCTTACAGACAACGACGACAAAAAGTCTATGGATTCAGGTTCTGCCCTTACCCTTGAAGATGGTTATTCTTTGAATATCGTGGAAGTAGATATCAATGGAGAATCTGTCCGGGTCGAGCTTGAAAAAGATGGCAATGTAGTAGATGAGGCATTCCTCGAATCTGGCGATGACTATGTCTATAAAACTGATCTTGGAGATGCAGAAGATGTGCCCATAATCATTGCTCATATTGGCTCGGTTTTCCAAGGAGCCGAGTCCTCTGCTGTCTTCATACAAGGCCTCTTCCAGCTCTCGGACCAGTACACCGAAATCGATAATGGAGATACTTTTGGCGAGATGGAGGTCACCAGTGTCTCTGAAAGTGGCATTACAATGAAAAACAGTGATTCAATCGGGCTTGACAAGGATGATACCACAGAGATCATGGGTAATGTCAGTTTCAAGACTGCTAATGACAATACTCTCAGGTTCTACCCGTTTGTGGAAGTTGAAACCGGCGGCAACGGAAACGACAACAATTCACTGAAAATAAGTGTACCTGATAAGATCTATGCTGGAAATCCGTTTAATATCGAAGTGACTGCAGGTGGAAAAGCAATCGAAGGAGCTAATGTTTCGGTTAATGAAAGTAATGTAGGCGAAACCGATGATGATGGAGTTGTTGAGTACACAGCCAAAGATGTCGGGACTTTGAAGATAACTACAAAAAAGGATGACTACGAAACTGCAACTAAAAACATTAACGTCAGTGCTCCGAAAGAGGAAATGACAGTCAACGTTTCACCTGAGACAGTTTATGTCGGCGACACCCTGAACATTGAGGCTGTCAAGGCAATCGGCGGTGATCCAATTGAGGATGCAAACGTATCGATTGATGGAAACATCATTGGTAAAACAGATTCCAGCGGAAAAGCTACCTACAAGACAGATAAAAGCGGCACTCTTGAACTGGGCTTAACAAAAGAAGGATTCGAAGACCAGGAAATAAATGTAAAAGTAAAAGATTTGGAAGCTATCTTCAAATACTCAAACCTGGTAATCGATCCTTTAGAGGTAAGTGCAGGAAAGAATGCGACAATCTCGGTTAACGTTGGAAATACAGGCAATGCTGCAGGAAATAAAAGTGTAGAGTTGCTTATTAACGGAAACATAAGTGACTCAAAAGACGTTTCCCTGGGCATTGGGAACAATACCACTGTAACCTTTGAACACGCAGAAGACGTGCCAGGAACCTACAAGGTAGAAATTGGAGGAGAAACTGCAACCTACACTGTAAAGGAAAAGTCTTCCTTAATGCTCTACATTCTTGGACTCATTGTCCTGTTAATAATCGGTGGAGCTGCTTATTACTTTACCAAGGGTGGCGGAGACATGGCAAAACTATCCGAACAGGCAAAGGAATTTATTAACTCGGTGAAACCAAAGAAATAA